Proteins encoded in a region of the Planococcus citri chromosome 1, ihPlaCitr1.1, whole genome shotgun sequence genome:
- the LOC135835788 gene encoding aspartic protease 4-like, giving the protein MKLQYFLVFVFSQLYQARNVSTSGSSLRIPLTRTSESDGYYGSFSIGTPPREFKTHFHTGSSQLWVLSKSCQDLVCQKDGLNLYDHEKSTTYKQPPKPNCQKKIEYGGFPGFTEVAGFCSSDTIKFAGVELNNTEFLEVINNTRFELDACQSVFGLGYEYSRPSDNIITQLCRTINRENKFSFYFNRNTDGGELTLCGVDESKFRGPLNYVNETQPFGRWCISIENVSFQLGPNHTNVDSETTARVDSSAHFISGPLKSIKAIYNVTNADMRTTKVDCKDIPKFPSVTFEIGGKKYTLEGEDYTFKVENDYSTAECMMGIIENIVDDDTSWYLGNVFLRKYYSVFDLDSHAIGFAESMHRAAIIVHLF; this is encoded by the exons ATGAAGTTACAGTATTTTCTAGTGTTCGTTTTTTCACAACTATATCAGGCAAGAAATGTATCTACTTCTGGAAGTAGTCTACG gatACCATTGACAAGGACGTCGGAATCG GATGGGTATTACGGTTCTTTCTCAATTGGAACGCCACCTCGAGAGTTTAAAACGCATTTTCATACAGGATCCTCCCAACTATGGGTACTCTCGAAAAGCTGCCAGGATTTGGTATGCCAAAAAG ATGGCCTTAACCTGTATGACCACGAGAAGTCAACAACATACAAACAACCACCAAAGcctaattgtcaaaaaaaaattgaatatggtgGCTTTCCTGGCTTTACAGAGGTAGCTGGATTTTGTTCAAGTGATACAATAAAA TTTGCCGGAGTTGAACTCAACAACACAGAATTTCTCGAAGTCATTAACAACACACGGTTCGAATTAGATGCATGCCAAAGTGTTTTTGGATTAGGATATGAGTACTCCAGACCATCCGATAACATCATCACACAACTTTGCCGGACGATTAATCgagagaataaattttcattctattttaatag gaatACTGATGGTGGTGAATTAACGTTATGTGGTGTAGACGAATCAAAGTTTCGGGGTCCTTTGAATTACGTGAATGAAACTCAACCATTCGGTAGATGGTGcatttcaattgaaaa CGTTTCATTTCAACTTGGCCCAAATCATACCAATGTGGATTCAGAGACGACAGCCAGAGTTGACAGCAGCGCTCATTTCATCAGTGGACCATTAAAAAGTATCAAGGCAATATATAACGTTACAAACGCTGACATGAGAACTACAAAA GTCGATTGCAAAGATATCCCGAAGTTTCCCAGTGTCACATTCGAAAtcggtggaaaaaaatacacacttgAAGGAGAAGATTACACGTTTAAG GTTGAAAACGATTATTCTACAGCAGAATGCATGATGGGTATTATCGAAAATATCGTCGACGATGACACGTCATGGTATTTAGGAAATGTTTTCCTCCGGAAGTATTACTCCGTTTTTGACCTGGATAGCCACGCGATTGGATTTGCCGAAAGCATGCATAGGGCGGCCATTATTgttcatcttttttaa
- the LOC135835798 gene encoding aspartic protease 4-like isoform X1: MKLQYFLVFFFSQLYHARNVSTSGSSLRIPLTRASSEWYPYYGSFSIGTPPQEFKTHFHTGSSQLWVFSKSCQYSECKKGGVHLYDHEKSKTYKQPTKPKCQKEVVHDEELEVAGFCSSDTITFAGVELNNTEFLEVTNITRFPINECQSVFGLGYEYSRPSDNIITQLCRMVNRDNKFSFYFNRNTGGGELTLCGIDESKFRGPLNYVNETQPFGRWYIPIENVSLQLGPNHTNVDSETTAIVDSSFPGIAGPLKRIEAIYNVTNADMRTTKVDCKDIPKLPSVTFEIAGKKYTLEGEDYTYMESKNDYSTTECRMGIFDGDTSWTLGRPFLRKYYSVFDMDSHAIGFAESMHRAAIIVHLF; encoded by the exons ATGAAGTTACAGTATTTTCtagtgttctttttttcacaacTATATCACGCAAGAAATGTTTCTACTTCTGGAAGTAGTCTACG gattccATTGACAAGGGCGTCGTCGGAATGG TATCCGTATTACGGTTCTTTCTCAATTGGAACGCCACCTCAAGAGTTTAAAACGCATTTTCATACAGGATCCTCCCAACTATGGGTATTCTCGAAAAGCTGCCAGTATTCAGAATGTAAAAAAG GTGGCGTTCATCTGTATGACCACGAAAAGtcaaaaacatacaaacaaCCAACAAAGCCTAAATGTCAAAAAGAAGTTGTACATGATGAAGAATTAGAGGTAGCTGGATTTTGTTCAAGTGATACAATAACA TTTGCCGGAGTTGAACTCAACAACACAGAATTTCTTGAAGTCACTAACATCACACGGTTCCCAATAAATGAATGCCAAAGTGTTTTTGGATTAGGATATGAGTACTCCAGACCATCCGATAACATTATCACACAACTTTGCCGGATGGTTAATCGagacaataaattttcattctatttcaatag gaaTACTGGTGGTGGTGAATTAACGTTATGTGGTATAGACGAATCAAAGTTTCGGGGTCCTTTGAATTACGTGAATGAAACTCAACCATTCGGTAGATGGTACATTCCAATTGAAAA CGTTTCATTACAACTTGGCCCAAATCATACCAATGTGGATTCAGAGACGACAGCCATAGTTGACAGCAGCTTTCCTGGCATCGCGGGACCGTTAAAACGTATTGAGGCAATATATAACGTTACAAACGCTGACATGAGAACTACAAAA GTCGATTGCAAAGATATCCCGAAGTTGCCCAGTGTAACATTCGAAATCgctggaaaaaaatacacacttgAAGGAGAAGATTACACTTATATGGAG TCTAAAAACGATTATTCTACAACAGAATGCCGGATGGGTATCTTCGACGGTGACACGTCATGGACTTTAGGACGTCCTTTCCTCCGGAAATATTACTCCGTTTTTGACATGGATAGCCACGCGATTGGATTTGCCGAAAGCATGCATAGGGCGGCCATTATTgttcatcttttttaa
- the LOC135835798 gene encoding aspartic protease 4-like isoform X2 produces the protein MKLQYLLVFVFSQLYHARNVSTSGSSLRIPLTRASSEWYPYYGSFSIGTPPQEFKTHFHTGSSQLWVFSKSCQYSECKKGGVHLYDHEKSKTYKQPTKPKCQKEVVHDEELEVAGFCSSDTITFAGVELNNTEFLEVTNITRFPINECQSVFGLGYEYSRPSDNIITQLCRMVNRDNKFSFYFNRNTGGGELTLCGIDESKFRGPLNYVNETQPFGRWYIPIENVSLQLGPNHTNVDSETTAIVDSSFPGIAGPLKRIEAIYNVTNADMRTTKVDCKDIPKLPSVTFEIAGKKYTLEGEDYTYMESKNDYSTTECRMGIFDGDTSWTLGRPFLRKYYSVFDMDSHAIGFAESMHRAAIIVHLF, from the exons gattccATTGACAAGGGCGTCGTCGGAATGG TATCCGTATTACGGTTCTTTCTCAATTGGAACGCCACCTCAAGAGTTTAAAACGCATTTTCATACAGGATCCTCCCAACTATGGGTATTCTCGAAAAGCTGCCAGTATTCAGAATGTAAAAAAG GTGGCGTTCATCTGTATGACCACGAAAAGtcaaaaacatacaaacaaCCAACAAAGCCTAAATGTCAAAAAGAAGTTGTACATGATGAAGAATTAGAGGTAGCTGGATTTTGTTCAAGTGATACAATAACA TTTGCCGGAGTTGAACTCAACAACACAGAATTTCTTGAAGTCACTAACATCACACGGTTCCCAATAAATGAATGCCAAAGTGTTTTTGGATTAGGATATGAGTACTCCAGACCATCCGATAACATTATCACACAACTTTGCCGGATGGTTAATCGagacaataaattttcattctatttcaatag gaaTACTGGTGGTGGTGAATTAACGTTATGTGGTATAGACGAATCAAAGTTTCGGGGTCCTTTGAATTACGTGAATGAAACTCAACCATTCGGTAGATGGTACATTCCAATTGAAAA CGTTTCATTACAACTTGGCCCAAATCATACCAATGTGGATTCAGAGACGACAGCCATAGTTGACAGCAGCTTTCCTGGCATCGCGGGACCGTTAAAACGTATTGAGGCAATATATAACGTTACAAACGCTGACATGAGAACTACAAAA GTCGATTGCAAAGATATCCCGAAGTTGCCCAGTGTAACATTCGAAATCgctggaaaaaaatacacacttgAAGGAGAAGATTACACTTATATGGAG TCTAAAAACGATTATTCTACAACAGAATGCCGGATGGGTATCTTCGACGGTGACACGTCATGGACTTTAGGACGTCCTTTCCTCCGGAAATATTACTCCGTTTTTGACATGGATAGCCACGCGATTGGATTTGCCGAAAGCATGCATAGGGCGGCCATTATTgttcatcttttttaa